From Ignavibacteriales bacterium:
TCCAAAGAACCTCGAAAGCGTGGCGCCCGTGACATCCTCGCCTCCCCGCAAAAAAACCATGATCGGTTTGCCCACAACCGGAACCGCACCTGCGATGTCCGTTCCGACTTTCGTGGCAAAAAACGCGAGCTCATTCCACGGAAGAAGATATCCGCTGAATCCAAAGCCCAGCAGGAGAAAGAACATGAGCATGCCCGTGACCCAGGTGATTTCCCTCGGTTTGCGATACGCCTTTTCGAAGAAGACGCTGAACATGTGGATCATCGCCGTCAGGATGAACAGATTCGCCGTCCAGCTGTGGATCGACCTGATCAGCCAGCCGAACTGGACCTTTGCCATGATGAAATGAATGCTCTCGAAGGCAAGCTGTTCACCCCCCTTGTAATACAACAGCAGGAGAATTCCCGTCACTACCTGGATGATGAACAGGAAAAGTGAAACGCCGCCGAAGTAGTACCAAATCGAATGGCGGTTTACAGGGACGTACTTCTTGCCCATGTATTCCACCAGGCCGCCGAGTTTGACACGCTCGTCGACCCAGTCGTAGAGTTTGGACCAGAGCGTATTCATGCTTTTTTCGAGATTGAGATTTCGTCACCTTGGACAACAACTCTGTATTCGTCGAGCGGGCGCGGCGGCGGGCCGGCGACGTTGCGTCCGTTCAGGTCATAGCGCCCGTTATGGCAGGCGCACCAGATCAACCCCATATCCTTCCGATACTGCACTGTGCAGTCCAGGTGTGTACACGTTGCTGAGAAAGCTCGAAACTCACCATTCGCGTTCCGGACGAGAATCACCGGCTTGTTACCAAATCGGACAATGGCGCCGCTGTCCTTCTCCATCGCGCTCACCTTGCCGGCTTTCACGCTGGTGACCTCAACCTCAGCCTGTTTGGGAGGATTCAGATATGCCAAAACAGGATAGAGTACCGCCCCAAGCCACGCAACAAGACCACCACCCAGAATGTACTTCAGGAAGTTTCTCCTGTCACTCTCGGGCTGACCCGTGGGCGTTGATTCACTCTTCATAGTTTCGTGCTTTCTATCGATCCGACCAATGATCAGCCAGACATTGACAGCAAGGACATTACTGACCGTTGTGACAGTCGCTGCAATTCATTTCTTTCCAGGCATCGCCAATATCGACGGGATGCTTATATTCGATTCCTCCCAAATCCAGGCGAAGCTTGTCTTTCTCGAACTGCTGGGCAAGAATCGTATGGCACACATTACAGTCCCGGGAAAGCACTTTTCCCTGGTCGGAAACATGCTTGCCGTCGTGACACCGGAAACACCCGGGATAGTACATATGACCGATGTTGTCGTTGAACTTCTTCCAGCTCACATGCATTTCCGGAAAGTAGTCACGGCTGTAGATCTTCTGCAGCTCGGTAACAGTCCGTCCAATCTGAGCGCTCTTCTGGGCCATGACGTCGGGATACGTCGTGCGATAATACTCTTCGATCGTCAACTTGATGCTGTCCAGCGCGATTTTCTTCGTGGTGTATGACTTTTCGAGGGCTTTGACAGCGACGCTCTTCACATTGGGCAGCTCCGGATCGATCCATCCCAGTGACATGATGTGATTCACTGAACGGGCGGGCGGATGGTAGATATGGGACGGCCGGTTGTGACAATCGAGACAGTCCATCCGGCGCGTCTTCACCTTCTTGAGATCTTCATCGCTCAGCGGATTGTCGGTGGACTTGTACGTGACAACTTTTCCATCAGCCGATTTGATCTGCACCCAAGGGATCACCTGGCGCTGAGAGTCGAGCGCTGCATAGGTGACCGTATTGGCGATGTTCATGTGCCAGTGAATGCCCGAAGTCGGTCCTGCCTCTGAATTCCCCCCCCCCACCTTGACAAGCAAATTGAGCGTCCACTTCGAATTCTTTTCATCCGATGTGTAGTACGTGTTCTGGATCTGCTTCTCGCTGAAAAAGTGCTTGGGCCAGTGGCACTGTTCGCACGTTTCCTGAGCCGGGCGCAAGTTCTCGATCGGCGTCGGGATGGGCCGCGGGAATTTGTTGAAAATCGATGCATATACCTGATATGCACCGGAGAGTTTCGAACGGACGAACCAGCCGGCACCGGGTCCGATATGACATTTCACGCACCCCACGCGGGCGTGAGGAGAATTCTGATACGCTGTGAACTCCGGCTCCATAACGGTATGGCATGTCGTACCGCAGAATGTGTCGGAGTCCGTATGCTCGTATGCCTGATAGCTTCCGAACGCTGAGAGCAAAAGCAACGCGATCGTAGCTGTCGAGAACACCGCGAAGGCCGTTCTGTGTTTTGGATTATTGAGGTCAATCTGAGGAAGCCTTGTCTCGGGCTTCCCATCGTGCACGCGTTTTCTCTCACGGAGGATTCCGAAAATCAGGATACACAAACCGATGAGCAGCACCGCCGGAAGCAGCACAAAAGCGATGATTCCCATATACGGCTTTGGCGATTCGGCCAGAGCTTCGAGCAGCATGAGAAAGAAGATCAGGCCAAGACTGACGAGAGCAACCGCCGCTCCAACAAGCGTGACCGGATTATAGAATGACGACGGAAAGATACGTTTCATGGGATTTGCGATTATTTTTCAGAAACAACGCTCTGTGACAACAACGATAATACCATCAACACCCTTCATTTGCAATGGTTTTCTTGCCTTTATTGGTAGGCAAAAAGCATAGCGTAAATGATCCATAGGACTATGCTGAATCCCACAGACAACGCCGTCCAGCCGAAGATGCGAATCACCCGGATGACGATCGGCGGATAGGGCTCGACGAGGTTTTCATCAAGCTTCCCTGCCTTCACCAACTCTTCGTACTCAGCCGGCTTGTCTTCCTTCAGATCTTCCACAGTCATTCGACCCGTGAAGACGACGATATCCATCGGAAATTTCTCCGGTCGCAGATGGGTATTGAAGAAGTGCACAGTGAATATGAAACCCACCGCCAGCAGAGCTTCGTCGCTGTGGATTATTGTCGCCACATTCAAGAGCCATCCCGGGAAGACCCTTGTAAAGAGTTCTGGAAACCAGAGGGTGAGACCGGTCGACCCGATGACAGCCATTCCCCAGAACACGGCGAAGTAATCGAATTTCTCCCAATACGTCCATCGGCCATATTCGGGCCTTGGACCCTTCCCGAGGAACCACTTGAAGTTCCCGATCAGATCCTGGAGGTCTTTCTTGTTGAAGAGCATGGAATCGGGTCCCAGAATCAATGCACGCCACGAACCGTAGATCTTGTTCTTCATCCTGACGATGTCGACGATGTGTGCGATGAAGATGCCGATCATCGCAACAGCAGCGAGACGGTGAATGTATCCTGCAGATTCGAAACCACCAAAGAGATGAGAGAGAAACGCTGCCCACCCTGTATAGGCAAATTTCAACGTCATGCCGGTCAGAGCGAGGCTAATAAAGCTCACAATCATGATGACATGGAGAACGCGGTTCAGCCTCTTAAACCGAAGGAACTGGTGCTCCCCTGCGGCCTGCGCAGTTTCAGGTCCGGTCGCCTTATCCATTCTTGCCTTCTTCCCCTTGTTTCCGGGAGTTTTTTCGCCGTTCGCGCTGCATCCTGAGCGCCCGCGGCAGCCAGAGAAGCGTATGAACACCTCCCAGGATGAATGTAACGACAAGCAACGACGTCATGCCCCAGAATGTCCAGAACAGAAACGGATACTTCTGAGGATCGTGATGTGTCGCATGCGTCAGATATCCAGCGAAACGACGGGTGGCTCCCGCGTGGCATTTCTGGCATGTCCCAACGACATTCTCGCGGCTCAGGTGAGAACGCGAATCTGAGATAGGCAGGATGTCGTGCGCACCATGGCAATCGTAGCACTTCGCCGTCTTCGCGTACCCGAGCTGTGACACTTTTCCGTGGTAGGTATCGAAGTACGTTTTCGCGATCGCCTCGTGGCACCGGCCGCATTGGGTCATGATCTCCAGCTTGAATCCCGTTGCGTCGACGCGCCGGATCGTATGGGCCGTATGGCAATCGCTGCATACCGGCAGCGGCTTGTCCGTCTTTCCGATCATTTGCACATGAACGCTCGATTCAAACTGCCCTTCAATCCCATGGTGACACCGGCCGCACGTCTTCGGCACATTGCGCGGGTTCACGCTTGAAAGCGTATCACTCTTGGGAAGCACGCTGTGCGGCGTATGACAGTTCGTGCACGTCGCAGTCACCGTCAGCCCGCTTTTCATCAACCCTTTGCCATGAATGCTCTCAGTGTAATGCTCGATGATTTCATGCTGTGAGCCACCGTACCGGGCGGCCGCTTTCTGACCTTCGCGATGGCATCGCGCGCAGAGGAGCGGAACATTCGTCGGAAACGTGGCAGAATTCGGACTCAGCTTCCCGAGGACGTCATGCGTGCCGTGACACTCCTTGCACGTGGGACCGTTGGAGTCGTTTTTCGCAACAAGCTTTCCATGAGTACTGACCTGGAATTGCTGTCCCACTTCTGCGTGACACGCCGTGCAATCCACTTTCTTTGAGATCGTTTCGCACGGGCGGACGTGGGAAACACTTACTTCAGAGTGGCACTGACTGCAGGAGACTTTTGAATGACGCGAGTAGCCGAGCTGCTCACCCTTCACGAACAACGAGCGGCCATCCTTCGATGACTTCATGTTCTTGTTCTCGTGACAACGGAGACAATCCTTGTCCGCCATCCCCTGCGTATAGAACACCTTTCGGATCTTGTGCGGCTGATGGCAGTCGACGCAGGCAGGAAGCACGTTCGCCTGCTTCTCCCAGAGTTCTCCGCGTATCACCTTGCGGTGAACGATTTCGATTTGCCCATGGCACTTCGTGCACGTCTTGGAGATGTTGCCCCGGGCTATCGAGGACGCCGGGTCAGTATGCGGCAGAATCGAGTGCGGGGTATGACACGAAGCACAGTTAGGAGCGACTGTCAGTCCCTTCTGAAAAAGCGCCTGGCCATGAATACTCTCTGAAAAATTCTCAAGGATATGATCCTGGTGAATCGTCCGCTGCGCAGTGACGGGAGATCCTTCCTTGTGACACTTTCCACACAAGAACGGCACTTGAAGTACAGAAATGGGTGACTTTGGGTCCTTCGCAGACAAGATGTTATGGTTACCATGACAATCCTTGCAGCGTGGAGCGAGCTGGTCCCCGCGGGAGACAGCCTTCCCATGCAGCGACTTGGCATGAAGAGCTTCTTCCGACGAATGGCACGTTCCGCACTTCACCGGCTTCAAGCTCCCCTCATGCGGAAGCTCCTTTCCCGACAGGTCTTCGTGACATGACACGCACGTGAGAGCAGCGTGGACAGATCCTCCGAACTTCTTTTCGTCTACGAACACCGAGATCTTCCTGCCAGCGCGTGTCCCTTCCAGCGACTTGTCATTGTGGCAGCCGAGACAGTCGGTATTTTCCTGCGCACGAACCGGAGTGATCCAGAAACTCAATGCCAGCACCAGCGAGGCCGCCGTCACCAGCATCCTGCGGGTTCTCACTGACTGGCTATTGCTCCGTGTCGTTCGCGAATTCATAGACTTACTTTTTTACCTCTGGCGGAGTTGTCCCTGCTTTCTCTGATTCAATTTCCTTCGCCAACGCCGCGTTCATTTCGGCGTGACGGATTTGTTCCAACTCTTTCGGATGCTCCTCTTCCATCTCTTCTTCCGTTATTGTTCCCTTCCAAAACGCGAGATTGATCGGATAGATATCGGGATTGAACATGACGAAGTAGAAATGCCAGACAATAATTGACAGGGTCGCGAGCCAGGCTTCATAGTAGTGGACCGCCCGGGCGACGTCCCACCACGTCTTCGTAAGGATGCCGAGGAACGTGTTGTCAAACCAGAGGATGAACCCGGTCGCTGCCATCACGGCCGTGCCCCAGATCAGCGCCCAGTATTCGCTCTTCTCGATGTAGCTGAATCGTCCGAATTGCGGCTTCACCCGTGAGATGCCGAGATTGTACTTCAGGACGCCGATGGCGTCCGTCGCATCGTCGAGCGTCGGGAGCAGGTCGCGGATCAATTGCTTTCCACGGGGGACAAAGAAAACATAGTAGATATGGTACAAGCTCGCAGCCACGAGCACAACGGCGGCAACGCGGTGCAGGATGCCGCGCAGTTCGAACATCAAAGGACTCATGTTGCGCACGGGCGCGACCCACCATGCATCCGGATATTTAAGCGCGAAACCGGTCAGCACAAGCGTGATGAAACTGGTGAGGAGAGATGCGTGCTGGAGCCGCTCACTGAGCGACATGCGCAAATACAGCCGGTGTGCTACCGGCGGCCGCGGGATCAGTCCACGCCGGTACATCAACTGACGCTTCGATTTTCTCCTGAAGTCGAGCACATTGTGGAAGAACATGCCGCCCACGACGACGATGATCAGAACGATGTAGGTCGTCGAAACGTAGTAGAGCGCAGAGTCCTGCTTGTCGGTCGCGATGATGTGGACTGCACCTTTAGTGAAGTTCTCGTTCGCTCCGGGATGGCACGATCCACACGTCTTGATAAGATTGGCTTTGCTAATACGGGAAGTTGGATCGCTGGACGGTTTGATATCATGCACGCCATGACAGCTGGCGCAGTTCGCGACCTGAACAGACCCCGCAGTACCTGCAAGCCCGTGATAGCTGTCGGCGAAACTCTTGAACCGATCGTTTGCGAGCCCGTACTTCTGGTTGAGTTTCACCGAACTGTGGCACGGCGAACAGACCTGACTCGAAACGTTCGCAGCCGCGACGGGAGAACGAGGATCGGTTGTTTTGAGAATGTTGTGTTCACCATGGCAGTCCGTACACACAGGCGCCGAGTTGACGCCATTCTTGACTGCCATTCCATGAACGCTTGACTCAAACGCCTTTGCCACCTCGGCGTGGCACTGCGCACAGGTCTGAGGAATCCTCGCCTTGGCAACGCGTGAAGTCGGGTCCGATCCCTTCTTCATCTCATGGCTGCCGTGACAATCCACGCAGTTTGCAGCTTTTCCGTTTCCACGCTGAAGCGCTGAACCATGGACGCTCGCATCGTATGCGGAGATGAAACCCGCCGTCGGAGACATCCTTGCCTTCACGTTCGGATCATCCAGGTGACAGGAAAGGCAGAGTTTGTCCTGGGCAATCTTGAGCTGCGTCGTGTCCTGAGCCGCTGTCACGTGCACGATGGGATTCTTGTGGCAATCGATGCACGTTGGAGCGCCCTGAATACCCAATGCCTGGGCATGAGCATGTGACGACCGCAAGAAGGTCTGCTTCACCTCATTGTGGCACGATCCGCAGAACTCAGTCAACTTCGCGGAGTGAAATTTCGAGTCGGGAGATTTTGGAGAGTGAACGTCGTGAGTACCGTGGCAATCTGTGCATGAACCTGAACCGGCCCCCTTGCCCCCTGCAGTGAGATTCATTTGAGGATGGAACTGGTGCTTCAGCGGAGCATCCTTGTGGCACGTGAGGCACTTAACCGGCTCTATTTTCTCTTTGTGCGGAACGTTCTGAGCATCGAATCCGGAGTGGCATGCAACACACACCAACTTGCGGTGCGTCGACTTGTCGAGTGTGCCTCCGTTGACGAACAGAGAAACTTGCTTCCCTTTCCGCTCCATCGCCAACGATGAGTCGCTGTGACAAGCGAGACAGTCTTCTTTCGTCTGTGCCGCAGCACTCGTGGCTGCAAGGCCAATCACGACCAACCAGAAAAAAGCCCGAAGAATGTTGAAATGGGTTCCCATTTTCTTGGATCTTCTAACTGCTGAATTTATCAACACTTGAGAAAAGCATATATATTCAACTGAAAACTCGCAACTCTCGTGCCAGCAATGACAATTTGGAAGAAGTCAAAAACCTTAACAAATAGCAACATACGCGATCAATATGAGTTGGCCCATTCTCCCGGGCGAGAACAAGAATGCGGTGGTTCTCAGATTGGGGAAAGTGAATAAACTCACCAATCATTGGGATTTCTTGCGCCAACGCTTCCTACAGACGTGCCGGAGCGACCTTCGGTGAATCCATCAAGCGGGAGGAATGAGAGATGAGAGGATCAAACTCGGGGGACGTCAAATCCACCTTCCCACCGAGAATCACGAAGAGCTGTTGTTCAGGATACTGTTGCCCCGTACTCCCCTAGCAGGTAGTTGAAATTCAAGTTTCAAATCCAAAGATGAACCGCCAAGGCCGCCAAGAGCGCCAAATATTTTAAATTTCGGCCGAGGAGAATTTCTCAACAATTCCTTTGCGGTTCTTGGCGTGCTTCGCGGTTTGTTTTTCAACATCCTGCTAGAGAGCCGGTCGGAAAGTGGCGCCACCAAATCACCGAGCCAAAGGCTCATGCGCCTCTGGCGCATAAAGACACCAAGGTGTATGAAAACTCAACTTTTCAGCGTCCTTCTTCTTTTGTGATTTAGTGCCTTCGTGGCAAATGACGGGTTTTCAATCGCGCTTCTAGTCGTTCGCTTTTCCCTGGCAGAGCGCACAGCACGGCAGCGTCGGATCACGGAGCAGCGCCTCAGCCGATATCTCTCTGCCACATCGGACGCACAATCCGAATTTTCCGCGCGCCATTCGTTCCAGCGCTTCCCTCAGCTGCTGAACTGAGCGTGAAGGTTTGTATGTCAGCAAGTGGGTCTGCAGGATCACCGAGAATACTTTGTCGGGGGACGGATCGGGTTGGGAAACAACGCTCCTCATGCGGAGCTCGTTCAAGACTTCGACGAGGGTTTGGTGGTAGTTCTGACGCAGGGTGAAATCAAGCTGGCGAAGCATGGCAAGCTTGATCCGGCTCAAATCTGCAACGCTTGTCACGGTGCCTGCCCTCCTTCCAGAGAGTTGAGGAGGCAACAGCGAAAAGCGCGAATCCGTCCACTCAGGACTGTCCGTCGAGAAGCTTGTGAACGGCATCCGCTACGGCGTTGACATCAAACGGCTTGTAGAAAACAAAATCCGCAAGGTCCTTGATCGTTTCTTCAATCTCCGGGGAAAGCTGACGGTACACACGAAGAAGAACGACAGGAATCTTGAGCTTGCTCGTCCGAAGAACGGTGACCTCTTTGAGAATGTCGGAAGGGAACGAGAAGAGATCCACCAGCAGCAATGCAGGGGATGCTTTGCCGAGGGCGGTCTTCAGATTGTCAAGCTGCGTCTCGCATGCAATCTCATACTTGTCTTCCAGCAAGAGTGAAAGGCTCTTCGCCAGCGCGGCGTCAGGACTGAAAACCAGAACCTTCTTCTGTGCTTCACGCTGCAAGAGGCCCTCCCGAAAGGTACTCTCCGCTGGAATTGTTCTCATGGCGACCATCGATCTCACTTTCTCTGAGTAAACCGCTCAAGATGTATGCCACCTTGATTCCGTTGAGATTTTCATCGCCGACAGACTGTAAGTACCCAGCCTGCGTTGTTTTATGGCTTTGAGAGTTGCTTGCTGTCAACTGTTTTCCCGAATTCCAATAACTGCTTTCTCAATTTCTCAAAAGAAGAAATCCCACGAGAAAGCCTGCCGTCAAGTGGTTTCCCCGCCTGCAAGAACTCGTGGGCTGAGAGTAAATACAAAGGCAGGGTTCCCAGACGCTTATGGTATCCGCCTGAGAACTCCTGCCTAATGAACCGATTGATTACTTCAACAATGTCATTTTCTTCGTCGCAGTGAATCCTTCTGCCTGCAGATGGTAGAAGTATGCACCGCTGGCGACTGAGCGACCATCATCGGTCTTGCCGTTCCAGGTAACACGGTAGTTGCCTGCCGACATCGTCAGATTGACGACGGTGGCAACCACGTCTCCGGACAGACCATAGATAACGATCTTCACAGGCGTCTGCTTCGGCACCGAGAATGCGATTTCGGTAGACGGATTGAACGGGTTCGGATAGTTCTGATTCAGCGCGAACACTGTCGGAATTCCGCTCCCGGTCTCGACGCTGGTGACAACACTGACAGCGGCGTATCCGCTTTCGTTGCCGGCCTGGTCGATTGCAGAGATCTTGTAGTAGTACGCAACGCCGCTCTGGGAAACTGCGTCCCGATACAGAGGCGTTGTGACCTTCGCCACCGGAGCTGTGCCGGCCGGATCGAAGTTCGGTGTCGTTCCGCGATACACTGCATATGCTGCGATATCGCTCTCCTCGTTCGCCTTCCACTGGAGGTTGACCACGTTGTTCAGGAACGAGGCGGTCGTCCCTGCCGGAGATGCCGGGGCGATGTTGTCCACGGAGTATCCGCTGTCGGGCTGAGTTGCGAATGCCACGGTATTCGCTGCCGTATATCCGGCGATGTAGAATGT
This genomic window contains:
- a CDS encoding cytochrome b N-terminal domain-containing protein — protein: MNTLWSKLYDWVDERVKLGGLVEYMGKKYVPVNRHSIWYYFGGVSLFLFIIQVVTGILLLLYYKGGEQLAFESIHFIMAKVQFGWLIRSIHSWTANLFILTAMIHMFSVFFEKAYRKPREITWVTGMLMFFLLLGFGFSGYLLPWNELAFFATKVGTDIAGAVPVVGKPIMVFLRGGEDVTGATLSRFFGFHVAVLPGIFTVLLAIHLLLVQRQGMSEALTDDKVPPAERKTMPFFPNFLLRDMLFWLIVLNLLAILAVFFPWELGKKADPFASAPAGIKPEWYFLFMFQTLKYIPGKILFFDGEVLGILVFGVAGALWLLVPFLDKKTARGEDNRLINYIGIFVVFYILALTIVGWFL
- a CDS encoding Rieske (2Fe-2S) protein — translated: MKSESTPTGQPESDRRNFLKYILGGGLVAWLGAVLYPVLAYLNPPKQAEVEVTSVKAGKVSAMEKDSGAIVRFGNKPVILVRNANGEFRAFSATCTHLDCTVQYRKDMGLIWCACHNGRYDLNGRNVAGPPPRPLDEYRVVVQGDEISISKKA
- a CDS encoding NapC/NirT family cytochrome c, coding for MKRIFPSSFYNPVTLVGAAVALVSLGLIFFLMLLEALAESPKPYMGIIAFVLLPAVLLIGLCILIFGILRERKRVHDGKPETRLPQIDLNNPKHRTAFAVFSTATIALLLLSAFGSYQAYEHTDSDTFCGTTCHTVMEPEFTAYQNSPHARVGCVKCHIGPGAGWFVRSKLSGAYQVYASIFNKFPRPIPTPIENLRPAQETCEQCHWPKHFFSEKQIQNTYYTSDEKNSKWTLNLLVKVGGGNSEAGPTSGIHWHMNIANTVTYAALDSQRQVIPWVQIKSADGKVVTYKSTDNPLSDEDLKKVKTRRMDCLDCHNRPSHIYHPPARSVNHIMSLGWIDPELPNVKSVAVKALEKSYTTKKIALDSIKLTIEEYYRTTYPDVMAQKSAQIGRTVTELQKIYSRDYFPEMHVSWKKFNDNIGHMYYPGCFRCHDGKHVSDQGKVLSRDCNVCHTILAQQFEKDKLRLDLGGIEYKHPVDIGDAWKEMNCSDCHNGQ
- a CDS encoding cytochrome c3 family protein; this translates as MNSRTTRSNSQSVRTRRMLVTAASLVLALSFWITPVRAQENTDCLGCHNDKSLEGTRAGRKISVFVDEKKFGGSVHAALTCVSCHEDLSGKELPHEGSLKPVKCGTCHSSEEALHAKSLHGKAVSRGDQLAPRCKDCHGNHNILSAKDPKSPISVLQVPFLCGKCHKEGSPVTAQRTIHQDHILENFSESIHGQALFQKGLTVAPNCASCHTPHSILPHTDPASSIARGNISKTCTKCHGQIEIVHRKVIRGELWEKQANVLPACVDCHQPHKIRKVFYTQGMADKDCLRCHENKNMKSSKDGRSLFVKGEQLGYSRHSKVSCSQCHSEVSVSHVRPCETISKKVDCTACHAEVGQQFQVSTHGKLVAKNDSNGPTCKECHGTHDVLGKLSPNSATFPTNVPLLCARCHREGQKAAARYGGSQHEIIEHYTESIHGKGLMKSGLTVTATCTNCHTPHSVLPKSDTLSSVNPRNVPKTCGRCHHGIEGQFESSVHVQMIGKTDKPLPVCSDCHTAHTIRRVDATGFKLEIMTQCGRCHEAIAKTYFDTYHGKVSQLGYAKTAKCYDCHGAHDILPISDSRSHLSRENVVGTCQKCHAGATRRFAGYLTHATHHDPQKYPFLFWTFWGMTSLLVVTFILGGVHTLLWLPRALRMQRERRKNSRKQGEEGKNG
- a CDS encoding cytochrome b/b6 domain-containing protein, with translation MGTHFNILRAFFWLVVIGLAATSAAAQTKEDCLACHSDSSLAMERKGKQVSLFVNGGTLDKSTHRKLVCVACHSGFDAQNVPHKEKIEPVKCLTCHKDAPLKHQFHPQMNLTAGGKGAGSGSCTDCHGTHDVHSPKSPDSKFHSAKLTEFCGSCHNEVKQTFLRSSHAHAQALGIQGAPTCIDCHKNPIVHVTAAQDTTQLKIAQDKLCLSCHLDDPNVKARMSPTAGFISAYDASVHGSALQRGNGKAANCVDCHGSHEMKKGSDPTSRVAKARIPQTCAQCHAEVAKAFESSVHGMAVKNGVNSAPVCTDCHGEHNILKTTDPRSPVAAANVSSQVCSPCHSSVKLNQKYGLANDRFKSFADSYHGLAGTAGSVQVANCASCHGVHDIKPSSDPTSRISKANLIKTCGSCHPGANENFTKGAVHIIATDKQDSALYYVSTTYIVLIIVVVGGMFFHNVLDFRRKSKRQLMYRRGLIPRPPVAHRLYLRMSLSERLQHASLLTSFITLVLTGFALKYPDAWWVAPVRNMSPLMFELRGILHRVAAVVLVAASLYHIYYVFFVPRGKQLIRDLLPTLDDATDAIGVLKYNLGISRVKPQFGRFSYIEKSEYWALIWGTAVMAATGFILWFDNTFLGILTKTWWDVARAVHYYEAWLATLSIIVWHFYFVMFNPDIYPINLAFWKGTITEEEMEEEHPKELEQIRHAEMNAALAKEIESEKAGTTPPEVKK